Proteins from a single region of Caldisalinibacter kiritimatiensis:
- a CDS encoding nucleoside recognition domain-containing protein: MKKETIDNVNNSLINKCINSLSNGLKSGIKTTWMLTKIIIPVYIFVTILKQTPAIEWISYLFSPIMNLVGLPGEAAIIIVLGNVVNLYAAIGAVASITLSVKEITIIAVMLSFSHSLFVETAVAKNTGVNVLIVLILRLSLAFISGIILNIVL; the protein is encoded by the coding sequence ATGAAGAAAGAAACAATAGATAATGTGAACAATAGTCTAATAAATAAGTGCATAAACTCACTATCGAATGGTTTAAAGAGTGGTATAAAGACTACATGGATGTTAACTAAGATTATTATACCAGTATATATATTTGTTACAATTTTAAAACAAACTCCAGCAATCGAATGGATATCGTATTTGTTTTCTCCTATTATGAACTTAGTAGGATTACCTGGTGAAGCAGCAATAATAATTGTTTTAGGAAACGTTGTAAACTTATATGCTGCAATAGGAGCTGTAGCGTCAATTACACTATCTGTAAAAGAGATAACAATAATTGCAGTTATGCTATCATTTTCACATAGTCTTTTCGTAGAAACGGCTGTAGCTAAAAATACTGGAGTAAATGTATTAATAGTATTGATTTTAAGATTATCCTTAGCATTTATCTCAGGAATAATATTAAATATTGTCCTATAA